One part of the Solanum dulcamara chromosome 8, daSolDulc1.2, whole genome shotgun sequence genome encodes these proteins:
- the LOC129900440 gene encoding uncharacterized protein LOC129900440 encodes MEIELAKCDCCGLKEECTIEYISEVKENFEGKWLCGLCSEAVRDEVYRGKKKHYFLEMEEALKAHMSFCRKYKSNNPAVHVADGMRQMLRRRSGDLSTNTSSKKCTRSIST; translated from the coding sequence ATGGAAATAGAATTGGCAAAGTGTGACTGTTGTGGATTGAAAGAAGAGTGTACAATAGAGTACATAAGTGAAGTGAAGGAGAATTTTGAAGGCAAATGGCTATGTGGATTATGCTCAGAAGCTGTTAGAGATGAAGTTTATAGAGGAAAAAAGAAGCactattttcttgaaatggAAGAAGCTTTAAAAGCTCACATGTCATTTTGTAGAAAATATAAGTCTAATAATCCTGCTGTTCATGTAGCTGATGGTATGAGGCAAATGCTAAGAAGAAGGTCAGGTGATTTGTCAACAAATACTTCTTCTAAGAAGTGTACAAGATCAATAAGCACATGA